The sequence GTTCCCAGTCTTCGTACCCCCACAATTCTTCAACCTGCTTGTTAATTCTTACAAATTCTCCCTTAATATTTAATACACACAAAATATCTAAGGAAGCATCCAGAATCTTTCTCAGGTCCCGTAAAGATTTTTCCAGTTCAAGTTCTTCAGCAACTTGTTCTGTAATATCATTAATCAGTGCATAAATACCCGTAACAATTCTGTTAACAGTTATAGGCATATAAGTAATAATCCAGGTCTTTTCCCTGTTCCTAAGTGTTTGAACTCTGCACCTGAATTTTTGCGCCTGTCCCGCTTTAACTAAACTAAATTTTCTGAAAATGTCATCCATTTCTTCCGGAATCATGAAAGGAAAAATACTTTCTCCCTTAAGCTGTGCTTCAGGACATTCCAATAAGATGCTTAACTGTCTGTTCATTGCAAGAATATTTCCGTCCAAATCAAGTGAAAATACAGCATTTGGATTCTGCTCAAATAGAGATTTGTATTCCTGTTCACTTTTCACAATGGCAATCTCCGCTTCCTTACGAACCGTTAAATCTACTACCTGTGCCAGAATAAATGCAAAACTTTCATCTTGATTTGAGATAGTAGAAGCTGTTACAAACCCCCAAAGAATCTTACCGTCTTTATGAATGAATTTTTTATCGTATTCCTTTCTTTTTGTTACACCAGTTGTTAATTCCTGCAAATGCACTTTGTCAAGCGCTCCATATGCATCATCTGTTACATCAAAAATGCGCATACTGCTTAACTCCTGTTTTGAATATCCGATAAAATTGATGAATGCATTGTTAACGTCTATGTATTCCCCTTTGTTATTTATGATGGCCATACCCACACCTGCATTATCAAATGCGGTTTTAAAAAGCGCTTCAGCCTTATTCAGGTTTTGCTTGTTAATCACTTCTTCAGTAATGTCCTGAATAGTTCCGTAAGCCCTTACCATTTTACCTTCAAAGGAAACAGTATACCCCTTAGTGCGTACTATTTTCTTTACGCCTTTTGCGGTTGTTAAGTTCAATTGTAAATCGAAGGGTTGCCCGCTCTGAATGCTTTGTTTAAAAGCATTTTCCAGTAATTCCGGCTGATCAAACAAATGAAAAGTGGATGTAATATCAGGTTGTTGATTGGGTCTAAGATCCACAATATGTAAGGCCCCGGGAGTCCAGATCATTTCGTTGGTAATATAGTCTGCCTCCCACCCGCCACTCTTGGTTAGCTGACTGGTTTCATCCAGCAACTTTTCTGTTTTCTTTATATAGGAAAGATCAATAATTCTTTTAGCTAAAAATTCTTCATTAGTATTAGGGTTTCTATGAATTACAGAAATCAATGCTATGGGAAAACGTGTTCCATTTTTTTTAATTCCCACTGCACTCTCTCCCATTTCCGGATTGCTTTGGTGGTTATGTAAGCCAGCGATTAATTCAGTATCAGAATGATTAATAAGTGTTTTTATATTACACTTTCCAAATTCAGCTTCTTCGTATCCAAACATTTTTGCAGCTCCGCCATTGAATTGTAGCAAATTTCCTTCAGTGCTACATAGAATAAATGCATTTGAGGAAAGAGCAATAATGTTGTCGAATACCCCATTGTAAGAGGTGTTTGTGTTGTAGTTACTCATAACAAAGCTTTACTTGAGGGGGAACCATATAAATTTCGGTTTTTATCTTTGTACAATCACGCGGTTAAAGATGATTTTTATCAGGAAAATTTGGCCGTGATAGTTCTGCCTAAATACTGTTTATTTGCAAAAACATTTCTTGCATGGGAGCCGATACTCGCAAAATCATCATTATTGCCGCACCATCTGGATCCGGCAAAACCTCCATAACGCGCTACCTTTTGCAGCAATACCCATTACTTTCCTTGTCAATATCGGCCGCCACCAGAAAGCCCAGAGGTGAAGAAAAAGATGGAGTACACTATCATTTTATTTCAGAAGATGAGTTTAAGCAAAAGATTGAAGAGAACGCATTTGTGGAATGGGAAATGGTATATGAAGGCAGTTATTACGGTACTTTAAAAGCAGAATTAGAAAGAATCTGGAATCTTGGTAAAGTTCCCATTCTGGATATTGATGTTAAAGGTGCCATTCATCTGCAAGATCAGTTTCCTCATCGTTGTCTTTCCATCTTTATAGAACCCCCTTCTGTTGAAGAATTAAAGAAAAGATTAGAAAGCAGGGGTACAGAAACGCCCGAGAGTTTGGCAAACCGGGTGAATAAAGCTAGTTATGAACTCTCTTTCAAAAACCATTTTCATAAGAATATCCTGAATGATAATTTGGAGAAAGCTTGTAGAGAAACCGAAGTTGTAATTAAAGAATTCCTCGGTTGGTAAATTGCTTTGGCTTAAATTGAGTCTCTAAGCGTTTAACTATGTCATCATTTGCCAACAGAACCGTATTCATTACCGGTGCCAGCAGAGGAATCGGAAAAGCCATTGCCTTAAGACTTGCCAAAGAAGGAGCTAATATTGTTATTGCAGCCAAAAGTGTAGAGGAGGATCCCCGATTAGGAGGTACCATTTATTCTGCTGCTGAAGAAGTGGAAGCGGCTGGTGGTAAAGCATTGGCAGTACAGGTAGATATCAGAGATGAAGCACAGATTGCTGCAGCTGTACAACAGGCAGTAGATAAGTTTGGGGGGATTGATGTTGTCATTAACAATGCATCCGCTATTTCTTTAACCAACACCGAAAAAACAGAGGCCAAGCGATTTGACTTAATGCAAAGCATTAATGTAAGAGGTACCTTTTTAGTTGTAAAACATTGTTTGCCCTGGTTAAAAAAGGGGAACAATCCGCATATTATTACCTTATCACCGCCAATCAGTTTAAAACCTAAGTGGATGGGAGGACATATTGCTTATACGCTTACTAAGTACAATATGAGTATGCTGGCATTGGGTTGGGCAGCTGAATTCAAGAATGATGGAATTGCCTCTAATGCACTTTGGCCTAAAACCACTATTGATACAGCAGCGGTAAGAAACCTGCTGGGTGGAGAGGCATTGGCTAAAATGAGCCGTACACCGGAAATTATTGCAGACAGTGTATATTATATACTTTCTAAAACAGGATTGGCATATACGGGAAATACCTTCATTGACGAAGAAGTTCTTGCCAAAGAAGGTATTTCCAATTTAGATCAGTACGCTGTTGTGCCCGGAGGTCAGTTGTATCCCGACTTGTTTGTTGATTAGACTACTAAGTTCCTAGTCTTCGAACTTTTCAGGCCTCATCTGAGGGAATAGTAATACATCCTGAATGGAAGCCTGGTTGGTCATCATCATACATAAACGATCTATACCAATTCCGATTCCTGAAGTAGGTGGCATGCCGTATTCAAGGGCACGTAAAAAGTCGTAGTCGATAAACATGGCTTCATCGTCTCCTCTTTCCATCAGCTTTACCTGTTCTTCAAAACGCTCACGCTGGTCAATAGGATCATTTAACTCTGTGTAAGCATTCGCTAGCTCTTTTCCGTTAACCATCAGCTCAAAACGTTCAACCAGTCCTGGTTTACTTCTGTGCTTTTTGGTTAATGGACTCATTTCTACAGGATAGTCAATAATGAATGTTGGTTGAACATAGGTATGTTCACTGGTTGCACCGAAAATTTCATCAATCAGTTTTCCTTTACCTATAGTTGGAGGCACATCAATTTTCAATTGCTTGCAAACTTCTCTCAAACCTGCTTCATCCATTCCGCTCACATCAATACCTGTGTTTTCCTTAATGGCATCGTGTATGCTTATTCTTTTGAATGGTGCTTTAAAGCTTACAATTTTATCTCCCAATTGAACATCTGTAGTTCCGTGAATGGTCAGTGCAATTTTTTCGAATAATTGTTCTGTTACCTCCATCATCCAGATATAGTCTTTATAAGCAGTGTACCATTCTAATACCGTGAACTCCGGATTGTGGGTTCTGTCCATGCCTTCATTTCTGAAATTGCGGCTGAATTCATAAACCCAATCAAAGCCACCAACTATTAAACGCTTCAAATACAATTCATTGGCAATTCTTAAGTAAAAAGGAACGTCCAGTGCATTGTGATGGGTAATAAAAGGACGGGCAGCAGCACCTCCCGGAATAGCTTGCAGAACAGGGGTATCTACTTCTACAGCACCTTGTGAATTCAAAAATTCACGAATGGTGTTGATAATTTTGGTTCTTTTAACAAAAGTGTCCTTTACATCGGGGTTGATAATAAGGTCTGCATAACGCTGACGATACCTGAATTCCGGATCTGTTACAGCATCAAAAACATTACCCTCTTCATCTCTTTTTACCACGGGGAGTGGCTTTAAAGATTTGGTAAGTAGGGTAAGCGTTTGAGCATGTATAGAAGTTTCACCGGTTTTGGTAATAAAAGCGTATCCTGTACATCCGATAATATCTCCTAAATCCAATCCGTGTTTTACAACCGTATCCCAGAACGATTTGTCTTCTTCCGGACAAATTTCATCTCGTTTAACATACAGTTGAATAATGCCTTTGCTGTCCTGAATCTTGATAAAGAAAACTTTTCCTTTATCATTCATGCTCATAATTCTTCCTGCTACACAAAGATTGGTAAACTGATCTTTGTTCTCTTCAGTGTAATTATTTTTGATATCAACAGAAAAACTGTTGACTGGATACAATGGAGCGGGAAACGGATCAATCCCTGCGGCTTGCAATTTTGCAAGCTTCTCTCTTCTGATTAATTCTTGTTCTGAAAAATGTACTTCGCTCATAAATTGTGTGTTCAAATTGATACAAAACAAAAGTCTCGCAGAAGCGAGACCTTGTATATGGATGGGTTAGTAAGTACAGGGAAACGCATTTCCCTACACAATATTAAAAAGACTTTTAACTTATACAAAAATTTTTTTGAACAATTTTATTAACATTTTAAGCTTAAATGTGAATTGAGCAAAAAATGTACTGCTTAATAATTTCATTTTTTGGAAGACAATTTTCTTTTTACAATCAAATAATATTTTTTACGATCTTCTGAAACATTGATGAATAAAGGGTTTCATTAAATCTAATATTTTATGTTTACTTATTAGTTACAATTTGTTTTTCCTTTTTGAACCAGCATTTTGATAGATTTTTCAGTGAACCAATTTCAAAAAAAAATTTTCGGGAAAGCTTGTCTCACTACCTTTATCTCCTTAAAAAATCACTCAAATGAAGTTTCCATCTCCTGTTTCCGTTTCCTGGATGTCTGGTTTTCTGGATGCAAAAATTGCCGGAAATGTCTATGCAGAAATTTTAGGCATCAATGAAATTCATCGTGTAGAAAAAGGAGATATGGTCTTTGTTGATCATCCAAAATATTATGATACCTGTTTAAGCAGCGCTGCAGATTTTATAATCATCAATACAGAAGATGTAAAAATTCCAGAAGGCAAAACCATTTTTGTTGTTACTGATCCATTTGAATCGTACTTAAAAATTGTACAGCATTTCAGTCCTTTTTTACCGTCAACAAAATCAATTGATGATTCCTTAGTAGTTGGTGAGAATTCGATAATCATGCCCAATGTATTTATTGGGAAGCATGTAGTTATCGGAAACAACTGTATCATTCATCCGAATGTTACCATACATGATAATACAATTATTGGAAATGATGTAATCATACAATCGGGTACAGTAATTGGGGGAGATGCTTTTTATTACAATACCAAGAAGAATCGTCCTGTCTGGTATAAAAAAATGTTGAGCTGTGGCAATGTTGTTTTAGAAGACTTTGTAGAAATAGGAACCGGCTGTATGATTGACAGGGGAGTTACTGCAGAAACCAGAATTGGTCAAGGAACCAAACTGGACAATATGGTACATATTGGCCATGATGTAACTGTTGGGAAAAATTGTTTGTTTGCTGCCCAGGTGGGCATCGCCGGCGGAACCGTTATAGAAGACGGAGTAACTTTATGGGGTCAGGTTGGCGTTAGTAAAACACTCACGATAGGTGCTAATGCAGTTGTCTTGGCACAAAGCGGTGTTCCTTCTTCTCTGGTGGGTGGCAAAACGTATTTTGGTTATCCTGCGGAAGACGCTTCCATCAAGCGTCGCGAATTGGTATGGATCAAACGAATTCCTGAACTATGGAAAAAAGTGATGGAATCATAATTGATACTTTGCCTTTAATTCGGCACAAATCCTGTCTATGCTTGTTTTGAGCGGGGTATACGAAAAATCCGGAAATGACTGCAACAGTTTCGTATTGTTAAAAACCACTTTTGCTTGAGCTGTTTTGGCAGTTTCTTTGGTGAGCAATGGGTCTTTTCCCGTAAAATATGCTTTAATCGCTTCCCATCTCCATACGATTCCAGCCAAGAGGGGGGTTACTTTTTTGTGTGGCGGTTTCTTGTTAAAGCCAGTTGCAATCAACCCAAAAATATCTTTGTAGCCAGTGTTGTGACCGCTTACAATAAATCGTTCGCCATTTACATCGCTATTCATCAGTAAATACATGGCTTTTACAACATCAAATACATCTACAAAACCGCTGGTGCCTTCGGTGTACCAGGGAAATTCTTCGTAAGACGATTTGAAAATTCCGGATGATCCTCCATTCCAGTCTCCGCTCCCTAATATAATAACAGGGTTAACCACAACAACAGACAGCCCCTCACTCATACCTCTCCACACTTCCATTTCGGAGAGATATTTGGTTTTCCCATATTCACTGTTACTCGTTTCAGGAGTCCAGTTCATTGTTTCATCAATTGGTTTATCTTCTCTGATTCTACCCAATGCTGCTACAGAACTGACAAATAATAATCTTTTTACACCACTGTTAATACAGGCATTAACCACATTAGCAGTTCCTTCCACATTTGTATGAAACATGGACGCTTTCTTAGCCGGATTAAATGAAACAACAGCAGCACAATGATAAACCTGTTCTACATTTTGTAAGGACTCTTCCAGTGATACAATATCAAGTATATCTCCCTTTACCCATTCTACCCCTTCTGTATCAGCTATTTTTGGGGGATTGTTTCTGTATAAAGCCTTAACAGCATTACCTTCCCGGATCAACTTTTGTAATAAGTGTGATCCAACCAGACCGCTTGCACCTGTTACTAGTATCATTGCTCACATTTATTACAGGTTCCGCTAATTACTAGATCTGTTTGTTCAGCTTTAAAACCTTTTGGCAATTTTACTTTAGGTACACTTACTTCATCAATACAATAAGTTGTACCGCAATCATCACAGATAAAATGAACATGATCATCGTGGTGATGACCTGCTCCGCATTCGTCCTTGCATAAGGCATAGCGAACCGAATTATCTGCGGTTGGTATAGTATGAATGATTCCTTTTTCTACAAATGTTTGTAAGGTTCTGTAAATAGTAACCCTATCAAACTCATCACTACTTTTTTGTTCAATATCCCCATGAGCCATTGCATTGCCGGATTCCCAGAAAAGTCCAAGTATTTTTTTTCTGGCTTCTGTAATGCTTAGGTGATTCCTTTTTAATATGTCACTTATTTTATCCTGCATGTTTTCCCTAAGGATTATTGTTAAAGATACCGTTTACAAAATTACTGTTGGATGAACGTTCCAGTAATAATTCTTTGATATCTGTCTTCAGTTTTTCTATCTCATCTTTCTTGAGGCCGTCGTAAATCTGAGAACGCACTTTTCCATCTTTATCTACAAGGGCAAAGAATTGTGTATGAATAAACTGGTCTTCAATTTTCTGAACACTGTTTTTGGGGTCATCCAATAAATAAGCAGCTCTGGCCATTTGGTATAAACTATCTTTTCTGCCTGTTACCATCACCCATTTTCTGCTGTTAATCTG is a genomic window of Sediminibacterium sp. TEGAF015 containing:
- a CDS encoding PAS domain S-box protein, whose translation is MSNYNTNTSYNGVFDNIIALSSNAFILCSTEGNLLQFNGGAAKMFGYEEAEFGKCNIKTLINHSDTELIAGLHNHQSNPEMGESAVGIKKNGTRFPIALISVIHRNPNTNEEFLAKRIIDLSYIKKTEKLLDETSQLTKSGGWEADYITNEMIWTPGALHIVDLRPNQQPDITSTFHLFDQPELLENAFKQSIQSGQPFDLQLNLTTAKGVKKIVRTKGYTVSFEGKMVRAYGTIQDITEEVINKQNLNKAEALFKTAFDNAGVGMAIINNKGEYIDVNNAFINFIGYSKQELSSMRIFDVTDDAYGALDKVHLQELTTGVTKRKEYDKKFIHKDGKILWGFVTASTISNQDESFAFILAQVVDLTVRKEAEIAIVKSEQEYKSLFEQNPNAVFSLDLDGNILAMNRQLSILLECPEAQLKGESIFPFMIPEEMDDIFRKFSLVKAGQAQKFRCRVQTLRNREKTWIITYMPITVNRIVTGIYALINDITEQVAEELELEKSLRDLRKILDASLDILCVLNIKGEFVRINKQVEELWGYEDWELVGKDIIDFVLEDDRRKTFEAFSQIKRGVELKDFENRMLRKDGSTIIMQWFASWDSMTHSVYASARYLKF
- the gmk gene encoding guanylate kinase, which produces MGADTRKIIIIAAPSGSGKTSITRYLLQQYPLLSLSISAATRKPRGEEKDGVHYHFISEDEFKQKIEENAFVEWEMVYEGSYYGTLKAELERIWNLGKVPILDIDVKGAIHLQDQFPHRCLSIFIEPPSVEELKKRLESRGTETPESLANRVNKASYELSFKNHFHKNILNDNLEKACRETEVVIKEFLGW
- a CDS encoding SDR family oxidoreductase is translated as MSSFANRTVFITGASRGIGKAIALRLAKEGANIVIAAKSVEEDPRLGGTIYSAAEEVEAAGGKALAVQVDIRDEAQIAAAVQQAVDKFGGIDVVINNASAISLTNTEKTEAKRFDLMQSINVRGTFLVVKHCLPWLKKGNNPHIITLSPPISLKPKWMGGHIAYTLTKYNMSMLALGWAAEFKNDGIASNALWPKTTIDTAAVRNLLGGEALAKMSRTPEIIADSVYYILSKTGLAYTGNTFIDEEVLAKEGISNLDQYAVVPGGQLYPDLFVD
- the lysS gene encoding lysine--tRNA ligase, coding for MSEVHFSEQELIRREKLAKLQAAGIDPFPAPLYPVNSFSVDIKNNYTEENKDQFTNLCVAGRIMSMNDKGKVFFIKIQDSKGIIQLYVKRDEICPEEDKSFWDTVVKHGLDLGDIIGCTGYAFITKTGETSIHAQTLTLLTKSLKPLPVVKRDEEGNVFDAVTDPEFRYRQRYADLIINPDVKDTFVKRTKIINTIREFLNSQGAVEVDTPVLQAIPGGAAARPFITHHNALDVPFYLRIANELYLKRLIVGGFDWVYEFSRNFRNEGMDRTHNPEFTVLEWYTAYKDYIWMMEVTEQLFEKIALTIHGTTDVQLGDKIVSFKAPFKRISIHDAIKENTGIDVSGMDEAGLREVCKQLKIDVPPTIGKGKLIDEIFGATSEHTYVQPTFIIDYPVEMSPLTKKHRSKPGLVERFELMVNGKELANAYTELNDPIDQRERFEEQVKLMERGDDEAMFIDYDFLRALEYGMPPTSGIGIGIDRLCMMMTNQASIQDVLLFPQMRPEKFED
- a CDS encoding UDP-3-O-(3-hydroxymyristoyl)glucosamine N-acyltransferase; this translates as MKFPSPVSVSWMSGFLDAKIAGNVYAEILGINEIHRVEKGDMVFVDHPKYYDTCLSSAADFIIINTEDVKIPEGKTIFVVTDPFESYLKIVQHFSPFLPSTKSIDDSLVVGENSIIMPNVFIGKHVVIGNNCIIHPNVTIHDNTIIGNDVIIQSGTVIGGDAFYYNTKKNRPVWYKKMLSCGNVVLEDFVEIGTGCMIDRGVTAETRIGQGTKLDNMVHIGHDVTVGKNCLFAAQVGIAGGTVIEDGVTLWGQVGVSKTLTIGANAVVLAQSGVPSSLVGGKTYFGYPAEDASIKRRELVWIKRIPELWKKVMES
- a CDS encoding NAD-dependent epimerase/dehydratase family protein, translated to MILVTGASGLVGSHLLQKLIREGNAVKALYRNNPPKIADTEGVEWVKGDILDIVSLEESLQNVEQVYHCAAVVSFNPAKKASMFHTNVEGTANVVNACINSGVKRLLFVSSVAALGRIREDKPIDETMNWTPETSNSEYGKTKYLSEMEVWRGMSEGLSVVVVNPVIILGSGDWNGGSSGIFKSSYEEFPWYTEGTSGFVDVFDVVKAMYLLMNSDVNGERFIVSGHNTGYKDIFGLIATGFNKKPPHKKVTPLLAGIVWRWEAIKAYFTGKDPLLTKETAKTAQAKVVFNNTKLLQSFPDFSYTPLKTSIDRICAELKAKYQL
- a CDS encoding Fur family transcriptional regulator, whose translation is MQDKISDILKRNHLSITEARKKILGLFWESGNAMAHGDIEQKSSDEFDRVTIYRTLQTFVEKGIIHTIPTADNSVRYALCKDECGAGHHHDDHVHFICDDCGTTYCIDEVSVPKVKLPKGFKAEQTDLVISGTCNKCEQ